AGCCCTGCATGGCATCCCGATCATGCGGCTCAAGGGGATCGCGTACATCGACGATCTCTACGAGGACCCCGCGCTCCGGCCGATGACCGACATCGACCTGATGGTCCCCGCCGGCCGCTTCGCCGATGCCGCTGATCGTCTGAAAGCCCTTGGGTATCATGATGATGGAAAGAGAAACCAGCGGTCACCGGTCAACCACGCGGTCACGTTTCGCCGGCGTGAGAGCGCGATCGATCTACACCGGTCGATGGTCCAGGCCGGCCGGATGCGCATCGACCTCGACCAGATCTGGCGCGACGCGATCCCAGCCGCGCTCGGCACGCTGCGACCTCGCCCGCTGCATGAGTACCTGATTCATCTCGCGCACATGGCCAGGCACGAGTTCTCGCTCGCGCTGATCTCGTTCGTCGACGCCGACCGGCTGGCTGCCCTCGCCGGCCCCACCGACACGCTCGCCGCCGTCTGGGGACTCCGCCGGGCCGATCGCCTGGTCCGCGGGTACGTCGAGGCGCTCCGAGGCGAACATTTCAGCAGTTTCAAGGTGTTCCCAGACACCCATGAGCTGATCCGCGGCGCCTTGCCAGGCCGGGGGCTTCAGGTGCTGCGCAAGCTCGCCATCCATGACTCGCCGCGCGACCTGCCCGGCCTGGCCTGGGGCGCCATCCGGACTCGCCTCGGGCTGTGACGCGCTCCACCCTACCCCCTCGAAATCCGCCGCTCGATTTGAACACCAGCCCCCCCGCCGGTATCCAATTCCCAGATGCCGACAATCCCGAAGGGAATTCCCAAGGTTGACGCTGCGCGGGACACCGCGTAGCATCTCCCTCGAACTCTCCTCGGGCACCGGCCTCCGCGCCGGCGCGGCGTCCCGCCGACGTGGCTTCCCAGCCGTCCCCCCGCCAGGAACCCCATCATGCGAGCACGCACCTTCGTCGCAGCCATCGTCGCCACCGCGTTCGCGGGCGGCGGCGTGCTGTACGCGCAACCTGGCAGCCAGCCGAGCGATCCGCCCGGCCCCGGCAGCGCGGCGCCCGCGCCGGCCCCCTCCGACGAGCCCGATCTGTCGCTGCCGACGGAGAAGAACGCCAACCTGTCGCCGCGCGAGATGGACGAGAACGGCCGCCGGATGATCGATGAGATGGAGGCCGGCCACCGCCGTACCCTCGAGCTCAAGGCCGCGGCCCAGAAGGCCAAGGACGTCATCAAGCTCAACTGTGTCAACGAGCAGCTCCTCGCGGTCAAGCAGCTCCTCAACATCGCCGACCAGGCCAAGAACGACTTCACCGAGGCCAAGGCCCAGGACGATCGCGGCGAGCAGGTCCACCAGTACGGCCAGATCACGATCGCCGCCGAGAAGTCCAAGGAGGCGCTGGGCGAGGCCCAGGCCTGCATCGGCGAGGAGCTCTACTTCATCGGCAAGAACGACGTGACGGTCGATGGCCCGGCGATCCCGCACGATCCGACCGCGGACGGCGACGTCGGCAACGCGAGCGGCGAGGACGCGTACACCCAGTCCCTCGAAGACCCCGCCTACGCCAGCCCCTTCGCTCCGCCGCTGTGACGAGCCGCGCCAATGACCAAGCGTAAGATCGTGATCGCGGCCTCGGCCGCGTCGGGGCTGTTCGCGGCCATGGCCCTGTCGGCCGGCGCGGCGCACGCGCAAGAGGCCGTCGAGGGCAAGGGCGTCGAGGTGTCGCGGGGCACCGTCCTGCACCCCAACATCGGCGTCGAGCTCGGCGTCATCGACAACGTCTTCTACGAGCAGGACACGACGGTGACGTCGGGCCTGCTGCGCCTGACGGCCAACTTCGCGGTGGCGTCCGAGAAGATCGAGCCCGACGAGGAGATCCCCGGCGAGGAGCCCGGCAACGAGCCGGCGCCCCAGACGCTCGAGTTCCGGGCCTCGGGCGGGCTGCGCTACGAGGAGTACCTCTACTACGCCAACCCGTCGGCGACCGGCCAGCGCAACCTCGCGTTCGACACCCAGGCCCACCTCCAGGCCTACCCCAAGGGCACCTGGTCGTTCATCGCCGACGATCGCCTGCGGCGCGACGTCCGGCCCCGCAACTTCGAGGACCCTTCCTCGAACAATCGGATCGACAACCTGCTCGACCTGGGCCTGCGCTACCAGCCCGGTGGCCGCACGCTGAGCGGGACGATCCGCTACCAGAACATGCTCGACGTGTTCGAGGACTCGACCGTCGCCAACCGCATGAACCACACGCTCGGCGTGCGCAGCGACTGGCAGTGGCTGCCGTACACGCGCTTCTTCGCCGATGTCAGCCTCGGGTTCTTCGGCGCGATCGGCTCGAGCACCGGCGGCGGCCCACTCACCAAGAACTCGTCGATGCCGATCCGCGGCCTGACCGGGATCGCGACGACGCTGAGCGAGCCGATCACCGTCAAGGCGCACGTCGGCTGGGCCTACGGCCCGTACGGCGCCGGTGAGGGCTACAACGGCCCGCTGCTCGACCTCGAGTTCGGCTACGCCTACGCGCCGGCCGGCCGGGTGGTGCTCGAGTACAACTACGACTACGAGGACTCGATCAACGCGAACTACTACCGGGATCACCGGTTCACCGCGAAGGTCGATCAGCAGCTCATGGACAAGCTGCTGCTGACCGCGGGCGTCGACCTGCGGCTGCGCGGCTACCGCGGCATCGACATGGCGCTCGGCGCCCCGTCGCGTGACGATCTGCTCCTCGGCGCGACCGCGCGGGCGCAGTACGTGCTGACCGATCGCTACTACCTGACCGGCACGTACATCGGCACGGTCGACTCGACCAGCTACATGTACTCGGCCGGCGGCTTCCCCGACGATCCGAGCTACACCCGCCACGAGCTGATGTTCGGCGCGCGCGCGGCGTTCTGAGGAGCGCCCGGGCACGCGGGCCCTGCCGATGACGGTCCGGATCGGCGTGATCGGAGCGGGCGCCTGGGGCTCGTCGCTGGTCCGGGCGGTGGCGGCGGCGGAGCGGGCCGAGCTGACCTGGGTGTGCGATCGCAGCCCGGCGGCGCTGGCCCGGGCCCACGGCATGGCGCCCGGCGCGCGGCTGACCGAGCGGGTCGACGACGTGCTGGCGGCGCCCGACGTCGACGCGGTGGTGGTGGCGACGCCGTCGTCGACCCACGCCGCGCTGGCCCAGCGGGCCCTGGCCTCGGGCCGGCACGTCCTGGTCGAGAAGCCGATGGCGCTGTCGGTCGAGGACGCGCTCGCGGTTGAGCGCGCGGCCGCGACCGCCGGCACCGTGCTGCTGGTCGGCCACCTGATGCTCTACCACCCGGTGGTCGAGCGCCTGCGCGAGCTGATCGACGGCGGCGAGCTCGGCGACCTGTACTACCTGTCGTCGACGCGCGTGAACCTGGGCCGGCTGCGGTCCGACGAGAACGCGCTGTGGAGCCTGGGGCCGCACGACCTGTCGATGATCGACTACCTGGTGCGCGCGCCGATCACGTCGGTGACCGCCCGCGGCCAGAGCTTCCTGCAGCCCGGCATCCACGACGTCGTGTTCGTGACGCTCGGCTTCGAGCCGCGCCCGGGCGCGCCGTCGCTGGCCCACGTGCACGTGTCGTGGCTCAACCCGCGCAAGGAGCGGCGGCTGGTCGTGGTCGGCTCGAAGAAGATGGTCGAGTTCGACGACGTCGCCCCCGACAAGCTCCACATCTACGACCGCGGCTACGATCGCCCGCCCGAGTTCGCGTCGTTCGCCGAGTACCTGACCTTGCGCAACGGCGACGTGACGATCCCGCAGGTGCCGATGGCCGAGCCGCTGGTGGCCGAGGTCCGCCACTTCATCGCGTGCATCCTCGACGGAGAGACGCCGCGCACCGACGCCGCCAGCGGCGTGCGCGTGGTGCGCACGCTGGCCGCGGCGCACGCGTCGCTGCTCGCGGGAGGCGCGTGAGATGGCCCCGGGGCTCGACCGCTCGGTGCTCTTCGCCCACGTCGTCGTCGCGCTGTGGCTGACGATCGTCCTGATCCGCTCGGTGCGCGCGCTCGCGCACGGCGACCGGCGCACGATCCTGTTCGTCCAGATCGTCTTCTACTTCTTCTTCGGCCTGCCGCTGCTGCTGGACCTGACCATCGGCGCGCCCGCGTTCACGTACCAGCGCGGCTTCCTGCTGGGCCAGCAGGACTCCACGACCAACCTGATCTACCTCGGCTACCTGGCGGTGGTGCCGTTGGTGTTCCGCGTCGTCGGCGGACCGCCGCGCTTCGACGACACGCCGCTGCCGGCCCAGCAGCTGCGCGGCTGGCTCCGGGCGCTGGCGTGGGCCGCGATGCTGGCGCTGCCGTTCGCCATCGCCCTGGCCCCGGCGCCGGCGGAGTACGCCCGCTACGCCGCCTACGTCGGCAACGCGCCCGGCGCGAACCAGAGCTACCAGGGCATCGTCTCGCTGATCGCGACGCTCGCCGTCATCTCCGGCGTGCTGGTGCTGACCGCGCCCAACACCCTGGCGCCGCTCCGGATCGCGACGCTGCCGTTCCTGGCCATGGGCGTGTGGATCCACGGCAAGCGCTCGATCGTGGCGCTGGCGCTGCTGCTGACGCTGTACCTGCTGTGGACCCGCGGCGTCCTGCGCGGCCGGCGGTTCGTCGCGGTGGCGTTCGCCGCGGCGCTCGCCCTCGGTGTCTTCTCGTACGCGTACCAGGCGAGCCTCGACCGGGTCGTGGAGGGCCCAATGGCGCGCGACCAGACGGTCACGGCGTCGCCGCTCTACCTCAACTACCGCATCGACTACGGGCGCGACGCGGTGACCCGGCAGACGATCTACGCCGAGCTCCACCCCGACGAGCTGCAGGTGCTCGAGTACCGGGGCCAGTCGGTGCTGTTCGACGTCACGTTCTTCGTGCCGCGCGGGATCTGGCCCGGCAAGCCGTACCCGTACGCGGTGTACGCCACCGCGGCGATGTTCGACATCCCGCCGACCTACATGGGCTGGGGCATCACGACCTCGTGGCTCGAGGAGGCGATCGCGAACTTCGGCTGGTTCGGCATGCTGCTCGGACCGCTGCTGCCCGCGCTGGTGTGTCGCGTCGGCGACCGCCGGCGGTCACCGTTCGCCGGCATGCTGACGGTGACGATCGCCTCGCTGCTGCTGATGCTGCACGTCATCGCCTACATGCCGCTGATCGGCCTGTGGATCGTGACGATGGCGCGAGGACGCACCGACCTCGGCGCCACACCCACGACCGGCGCCGGTGGCGCACCGGTGCTGCGCCGCCCACGGAGGTGATCGCACCGCGCGGAGCGGCCCCGGCGCGTGATCACGCAGGTCGACCGGGCTGAGCCCTGGAGTCAGCGTCGTCCTCGCACTGCCTGGCCTTGGGTCCACAGGTCGACGTGGGCCGCGACCGCCGCGGTCAGCGTGAACGGGCTGGCCGCGAGCTGGTCGCGCAGCCGGCGCCGGGTCGTCGCGGTCGGCCGGGCCGCCAGGTGCGCGCGCACGGCCGCGGCCCACGCCACCGGGCCGGCGCCGAGGCTGAGCGTGGAGACACCGTCGAGGTGCGCGGCGATCTCTTGAGCTCCTGGCACGTCGCTAGCGACGACCGGCGTGCCGACCGCGAGCGCCTCGAGCACGACCCCGGGCAGCCCCTCGTGCAGCGACGGCAAGAGCGACACGTCGGCGGCCGCGAGCCAGCGCCCGACGTCGGCGCGCTCGCCCGGGAAGTGCGCCCGCCCGCTGGCGCCGGCCGCGGCGATGCGGCGCCGGGTCTCGGCCTCGAGCGCCGTGCCGCCGCGCCCGACGAAGACGAAGTGCGCCTCGGGCAAGAGCGGCACGAGCGCGGCGGTGAATAGGTGGTTCTTGGGCGGATCGAACCGACCCACCTGCACCACCAGCGGGGCCTCGTCGGCCAGGCCGAGCTCGGCGCGGATGCCGGCCGCGGTTGCCGCCGCGAACCGCGCGGGATCGACGCCGTTGTAGATCACGCGGCACCGCGGATCCCGCGCCCACGCCGTCGACCAGCCCGCGGCCAGGCTGCCCGCCGACACGCCGACGATGTCGGTGGCCGTGCGGTCGATCACCTGGCGCATGGCAGCGCGGTAGGCGCGCCGCCGGGCCGTGGTGGCGCGTCCGTCGGAGGTCGAGCGGAAGTGCGCGACGCGGCGAGGCACGCCCGCGGTCATCGCCAGCGCCAGGGCCAGGCCGGAGGACAAGAACACGTGCGAGTGCACGACGTCGATCTTGCGGGCGCGCACGATCCGGACGAACCGGGGCGCGAACCCGAGGTCGAGCCGACACGGGTGGACGGCGCCGCCGAGGTCGTAGATCTCGGGCGCGAGCGCCCCAGCCCGGCCCGACAGCGTCGCGAACTCCTGGATCACGACCTGGGGATCGACGCGGCGCATGATCTCGATCGTCCGCAGCTCGGCGCCGCCCCGCTCCATCGCGCCGAACACGTGCAGCACCCGGATCGCGTCACGGCTCACGACGGATCGGTCCAGGCGAGCGGCGCCACCGCGCACGTGCGGACGGCGCCCGGAGTGGGCCGCTGGCGGGTTCGCACGCGGAGATCATACACGCACGTCGGCGCGCATCACGCGCGGCGCCGGACCTGGCGGGCGCGCGGCCGGGCCGCCGCGGCGCGGGCCTGGGTTCCGCGCGGCCAGGTCGCCGCGGCGCCGGCCTCGTCTCCGCCCAGCCTTGCGGCTACAATCGGGTCCATGCCGCGCCCGCTGTGGCAGCACGCGCTCAAGCGCGCGATCGACGTCGCCGGCGCGACGGTCGCGCTGACGCTCGGCGCGCCGATCATGGCGGCGACCGCGCTCGCGGTCGCGCGCGAACTCGGGCGGCCGGTCCTGTTCCGGCAGGTCCGGCCTGGGCGCGATGGTCGCCCGTTCACGCTGGTGAAGTTCCGCACCATGCGCGACGCCACCGATCGAGCCGGCCGGCCGCTGCCGGACGGCGAGCGGCTCTCGCGGTTCGGCCAGCGGCTGCGCGCGACCAGCCTCGACGAGCTGCCGCAGTTCTGGAACGTGCTCAAGGGCGACATGAGCCTGGTCGGTCCGCGGCCGCTGCTGACGCAGTACCTGCCGCTGTACTCGGCGGAGCAGGCGCGGCGCCACGACGTCAAGCCCGGCATCACCGGGTGGGCCCAGGTCAATGGCCGCAACGCGCTGTCCTGGGATGACAAGTTCGCGCTCGACGTCTGGTACGTCGATCACGCGTCGCTCGCGCTCGACCTGCGGATCCTGATCGCCACCGTTCGCGCGGCGCTGGCCAGGGACGGGATCAGCCACGGCGCCGAGGCGACGATGCCGCCGTTCACCGGCGCAGGCCACGCGGCGGCCGCCCCGGGCTCGCGAGGCTAGCGTAGATTAGCGCCCGACCGGAGGCTGCTGCACCAGCCACGGCGCCGATCCGCCGGTCACCGGCGCCGACGCGCGGCGGCCGCGCCGGACTCGCGAGGTCAGGTCAGACTGCGGGTTGGTGCCGGGGTTAGTGCCGCACCAGCGGCAGATGTTCACGCGCGCCGGGCGTTGGCACCGACGACGACGTCGACCGTGGCGCTGGTTGGTCGGCCATGTCGGCCGTGCTACCGTCGTCCGAGGAGTTACCTGATGAAGCGACACGACGTGGTGTGGACGCCCGAGAAGATCGGGTCCTACTGGGACTTCATCTCCGCGACGACACGGCCGGAGAACTACTTCACCTACGCCGTGGGCGCCGTCGTTGCCCGACACGTCGCACGCGAAGTGCCCCTGGCCGGCCGCTCGGTGCTCGACTTCGGCTGCGGCCCCGGCCACCTGTTCCGCCACATGGTGAAGGCGGCGCCGACGATGAAGTACTTCGGCATGGACTTCTCCGCCGGCTCGATCGAGCAGCTCGAGCGCCAGTGGGGCACGCACGCTCAGTTCAGCGGCGGCGCCGCGATCGATGGGTTCCCGATCACGCTCGACCGTCAGTTCGACGTCATCGTTTGCTGCGAGGTCATCGAACATCTCGACGACCCGACGCTCGAGCACGTGTGCGAGCTGTTCGCGCGGGTGCTGCGCCCAGGTGGCACGCTGTACCTGACCACGCCCAACGACGAGGACATGAGTCGCAACACGACGATGTGCCCCGACTGTGGCGCGACCTTCCACCGCTGGCAGCATATGCGCACCTGGAACGCTCGGTCGCTGGTCGCGCAGCTGGCGCGCCACGGCTTCACCGACCATCGCGCGATCGAGCTGGCGTACGCCCCCAACTGGTTGCAGTCGCAGCTGCTGACGCGCGCCCGACAGGTCCTCGGCAGACCGCAACCGAACCTCTGCTACATCGGCACGCGCGCGTAAGCCCCACGGGGGACCACCGCAACCCGCATGGATAGCTTGCGCGCGAGGATCGCCGCGACCCTGCGTCTCCTCCGCGAGGCCGGCGCCGTGGCGCTGGGGTCGATGGCCGCCGCGGCCGCGGTGCTGTTCCGCGACATCGCGATCTCCGACAACCTGGGGCGGACCGCGGTGGCGGACACCCTGCTCGCGGGATTGATCGTGGCGACCACGGTCGGCCAGCTGGTCCCGACCACGTTTCAGACCTCGGTGTTCTCGTCGGCGGTCCACACCAAAGTGACCAAGGGCCCGCGCGCCATGCACGAGCTGCTGGGGACCCTCTCGCTACGGTTCGTCGCGTTGGCCGTGGTGTTGATGCTGGTGATGTTCCTGGCCAATGAGCCGCTGGCGCGCCTCATCGCACCACGAGCGAGCACAGCGGCGCTGGCGTTGGTGCTGCCGATCCTCGCCTTCTTCACTGCGGCGCTGGCGATCAACGAGCTGGGCAAGTCGATCTTCGCGCTAGAGAAGCGCTACGTCTCGTTCGCGATCGCTGGTGGGGTCGGCAACCTGCTGTTCGGCGGCCTGGTCATGCTCCGCTCCCCGCACGGCGCCACCGACGCCGCGGAGCTGGCGGTGATCTCGTTCGCGACCGCGGCCGCGCTGACCTGGACCGCGGTGCTCGGCGCCGGCCTCGTGCGCCTCGGTGGCCCCGCCCGCGACCGCGCGCTGTTGCGCCGGACCTACGCCCAGGCCCTGCCCAGCCTCGGCGCCGGAACCCTGACGATCGGCATGTCGGTCGTGGATCAGATCTACACGATGCCGCTCGGCGAGGGTAGCTACGCCACGCTGGCGTTCGCGCAGCGCTGGCCGATGTTCGCGACGCAGCTCCCGGCGCTCGCGCTCGGCACGGTGCTGTTGCGGACGATGGCCGAAGACGCGCTCCAGCTCGATCCGGCGGCGCTGCGCGCGAAGGTGCGGCACACGGTCATCACCGGGCTTGGCGTCGGTGTGCTCGCGTGCCTGGGCGGCCTCGTCATCGGGCCCCTGCTCGTCCGCGCGACGCTGCAGCGTGGCTCGTTCACGGCCGCTGACGCCGAGTCGGTGATCTCGGTGCAACGGCTCCTGTTCGTACAAGCGCCGTTCGTGATCGGTGGGATCGTATACCTGCGCGTGCTCAACGCGCTACGCCTGAACCACGTCGGCTTCGTGATCGGCGCGATGTTGCTGGCCCTCAACGGCACGCTCAACTGGCTGTTCACGCGGGTGTGGCATCTCGGCGTCCACGGCATCGCGCTCTCGACCGTGTGCATCTACGTGTTCTCGGGGGCGTGCCTGGCGCTGGCCGCCGAGTACGCGCTGAGGGGCCGCATCCGCGATCACGCCGCGGCGCCCCCTCCCGAGCGCCCGGACTAGCGCTCGGACAGGATGATCGTGATTCTGTCCACGGCGTCGATCCATCTCCATGGGCTTCGTCCCAACTCCTCGAGTTACGGGCAGTAGCCCTTCGTCGTCGCGCCTCGCCCCTGGAGCGCCACACGTCGAGCCATTGCGCGTAGCTCGAGGGAGCTGGCTCGGCGGGATCGCACGGGCGCGAGGCGCCCCGGCGGGATCGTGGCGGGCACAGCAATCAGTCGGTCGGAGCAGCCGCTAGCCGCGCCGCTTGGCGCCGGCGATCAGCCGGGCGTAGCCGCTGGCGGCGGCGGCGGTGACCGCGGCCAGGTCGGCCAGCTCGTCGGCGGCGAGCGGCGGGCGCCCGACCCGGTGGCCGTAGAGCAGGTTGACCGGGCGCTTGCGGATCGACACCGCCGCGACGGTGGCGTGGCTGGGCGCGGTCACGCGCAGGACCTTGTACCAGTACGACAGCACCGCGCCCGGCGTCGGCTGGCCGTGGTAGACGCCGTCGGCGCTGCTGACCGCCTGCTGGAAGATCGACGTCGCCTCGAGCGGCACCAGCGCGCACTCGATCCGGCCCAGATCGACGCCGTCGCCCACGGCCTTCCACCCGAACGCGAAGTTGTCGCGGACGATGAACAGCACCGCCAGGTCGAACAGCGTGGTCGCGAACCCGAGCACGGCGTCGGCGATCGCGCCGCGATCGGTGGCGCCGGTGATCACCTCGATCGCCGGCGCCGCCGGCAGCGGCACCCAGGTCCGCTGGGTGATCGAGCCCTCGGGCACCGGCTGGCCGGCGGCCCGCACCGCCGCCACCGGCGCGGTCTCGGCCACGGCGGTGCTGTCGGCGGTGATCTCCTCGAGCATGTCCGAGGCCTCGAGCGTCAGGTCCTCGGCGAGGTCGACCGGCAGCGGCGTCGGCGCGCGCCCGAAACGCAGCGGCTGGGCCGGGCGCGGCGCCACCACCGGCCGCGCCGACTGCGGCGGCAACCCCGGCAGCGGCGGCGCCGGCAGCGACGACGACGGCGGGAGATCGCCGCGCGGGCTGTCGCCGAGGCGCAGGAACCGGGCCGGGCGCTCGATGCCGTAGAAGCGCTCGATGTAGTAGTAGATGCGGACCTCGGCGGCGACGCGCGGGATGATCCGGTAGCCGGTCAGGTGCGCGAGCGCGTCGAGGGTGTCGAGGTCGTGGGGCTCGTCGATCGCGGCGATCAGCTGGCGGTGCTGCATGATCAGCGGCACGCACTTGTAGCGGAACGCCTGCTCGGGCGTGAGCAGCTTGACCGCGGCGCGCTTGGCGCGCTCGAGCATCGCCCCGGTCGCGATCGGGATGCCGAGCTCGAGCCCGAGGTACACGGTCAGCGCGTCGAGATCGATGAAGCCCATCTCGAACAGGACGGTGCCGAACCGGCCG
The genomic region above belongs to Myxococcales bacterium and contains:
- a CDS encoding nucleotidyltransferase family protein, encoding MASAVTTSDRALLALVAAILERRTLAATPGLDPARVRRHLLAPLAYQAGIKDFKPDYIAAALHAERRAGFLAEAVGALHGIPIMRLKGIAYIDDLYEDPALRPMTDIDLMVPAGRFADAADRLKALGYHDDGKRNQRSPVNHAVTFRRRESAIDLHRSMVQAGRMRIDLDQIWRDAIPAALGTLRPRPLHEYLIHLAHMARHEFSLALISFVDADRLAALAGPTDTLAAVWGLRRADRLVRGYVEALRGEHFSSFKVFPDTHELIRGALPGRGLQVLRKLAIHDSPRDLPGLAWGAIRTRLGL
- a CDS encoding Gfo/Idh/MocA family oxidoreductase, whose translation is MIGAGAWGSSLVRAVAAAERAELTWVCDRSPAALARAHGMAPGARLTERVDDVLAAPDVDAVVVATPSSTHAALAQRALASGRHVLVEKPMALSVEDALAVERAAATAGTVLLVGHLMLYHPVVERLRELIDGGELGDLYYLSSTRVNLGRLRSDENALWSLGPHDLSMIDYLVRAPITSVTARGQSFLQPGIHDVVFVTLGFEPRPGAPSLAHVHVSWLNPRKERRLVVVGSKKMVEFDDVAPDKLHIYDRGYDRPPEFASFAEYLTLRNGDVTIPQVPMAEPLVAEVRHFIACILDGETPRTDAASGVRVVRTLAAAHASLLAGGA
- a CDS encoding glycosyltransferase, which encodes MSRDAIRVLHVFGAMERGGAELRTIEIMRRVDPQVVIQEFATLSGRAGALAPEIYDLGGAVHPCRLDLGFAPRFVRIVRARKIDVVHSHVFLSSGLALALAMTAGVPRRVAHFRSTSDGRATTARRRAYRAAMRQVIDRTATDIVGVSAGSLAAGWSTAWARDPRCRVIYNGVDPARFAAATAAGIRAELGLADEAPLVVQVGRFDPPKNHLFTAALVPLLPEAHFVFVGRGGTALEAETRRRIAAAGASGRAHFPGERADVGRWLAAADVSLLPSLHEGLPGVVLEALAVGTPVVASDVPGAQEIAAHLDGVSTLSLGAGPVAWAAAVRAHLAARPTATTRRRLRDQLAASPFTLTAAVAAHVDLWTQGQAVRGRR
- a CDS encoding sugar transferase, whose product is MPRPLWQHALKRAIDVAGATVALTLGAPIMAATALAVARELGRPVLFRQVRPGRDGRPFTLVKFRTMRDATDRAGRPLPDGERLSRFGQRLRATSLDELPQFWNVLKGDMSLVGPRPLLTQYLPLYSAEQARRHDVKPGITGWAQVNGRNALSWDDKFALDVWYVDHASLALDLRILIATVRAALARDGISHGAEATMPPFTGAGHAAAAPGSRG
- a CDS encoding class I SAM-dependent methyltransferase, which translates into the protein MKRHDVVWTPEKIGSYWDFISATTRPENYFTYAVGAVVARHVAREVPLAGRSVLDFGCGPGHLFRHMVKAAPTMKYFGMDFSAGSIEQLERQWGTHAQFSGGAAIDGFPITLDRQFDVIVCCEVIEHLDDPTLEHVCELFARVLRPGGTLYLTTPNDEDMSRNTTMCPDCGATFHRWQHMRTWNARSLVAQLARHGFTDHRAIELAYAPNWLQSQLLTRARQVLGRPQPNLCYIGTRA